From the genome of Leptospirales bacterium:
AGTACGCGACGACGGTCGCGGCTTTCGGCTGGAGCGTATTCTGGAAACCGCGCGGCGCCGAGGCCTTGTGGAGGCGGGAGCGCAGCTGGATGAACAGCAGATTTTAGCGTTGGTCTTTCAGCCTGGTTTTTCCACAGCGACCGAACTCAGTACCATCTCCGGTCGCGGCGTCGGATTGGACGTCGTTCAGAAGAATATCGAAGCCTTGCGCGGCAGCATCCAGATTGAGAATCAGCCCGACCACGGCAGCCTGACGCGCATACGACTGCCGCTCACTTTGGCCATCATTGAAGGCTTTCAAGTCCGGGTGGGTCAGGCGCGCTACATTCTGCCAATGGATATGGTGCTGGAGTGTGTGGACGCTCCTGAAGATTCAGCAACCGGGATTCTCAATTTGCGGGGCGAGGCTCTGCCTTGCGTTCCGTTGCACGCGCTTTTTGGCGAAAGCGGCAGCGGGCGAAGCGTGGTGGTGGTACAGTACGGCGCGCGCAAGGCCGGACTGCTGGTCGACGAACTGCTTGGAGAATTTCAGACTGTGATCAAACCGCTGGGGCGGCTTTTCGCCGGCGTGCGCGGTATCAATAGCGCAACGATCCTTGGCGACGGCGCGGTGGCCTTGATCCTCGACGTGCCTTCCCTCGTCGAGCTGGCAGCGCGCCACGAAGCTCATTCCGTCGTCGCCGGAGGCCGCACATGAACGCGGAGCAGGTACAGCTTCTGCGCTTTCGCGTGGGCGAGAGGCATTATGCCCTGCCCGTTGAGGCGGTCAAAGAAATCATTCCCTTCAGCGACATCACGCGCGTCCCGCGCACGCCGCCAGTTGTGCGCGGCGTGATCAATCTACGCGGCAATGTCGTTCCGGTACTCGATCTCGCGGTGCGAATGGGACACGGGGAGATTGCGGCCGATTCGCTCAGTTGCGTCCTGATCATCGGCGACGATGAGCAACCGACGGACAACGAACTGGGTCTGCTGGTTTCAGCTGTAGAGGTTGTCCTGCAAACCGCTCCAGACGAATTGCAATCCCCTCCGCAGTTCGGCCTGGGAGCGCCGCATCATTTTGTATCGCGCATGGCAGCGCAGGATGGCGTATTTGCTCCGATTTTGGATCTCAGCCGCGTCGCAGACATCGATGAACTGGCCCTCAGCATCCATGAAGAATCAGAGCGCCAGCGAATTTGAACGCTGGCCGGCGGCGTGGACTGCGGTCAGTCTACGCGACGACGAGTTTCAGCGCTTTGCCGACCTGATCAGCGAGGCCGCTGGCGTTCATCTGGCCCCGATCAAGAAATCGCTGGTACAGGGTCGACTTTCCGCAAGGTTGCGCGCGCTTGGCTGCACAGATTTTCTCAGTTACCACAACATCTTGCAGCAGGACCACGCTGAACGACAGCGAGCGATTGATCTTTTGACGACGCACGAGACTTCTTTTTTTCGACATTCTTCACATTTTGAAGCTCTGGCTGAAATGGCCCGGCGTTCCGATTCCGCCGAATTCCGCGTTTGGAGCGCGGCCTGCTCCAGCGGGGAAGAAGCCTACAGTATTGCCATGATTCTGGCTGAGCATTGCCGCGGGGCGTGGAGCGTGGTAGCTACCGATATCAGCCAGGGCATCCTGGCGCAGGCGGCGCGCGGGGAGTTTCGCATCGAACAAAAGCAACAGGTGCCGCCGGCCTTGCTCAAGCGTTACTGTCTGCGCGGCGTGGACCAACGAGCACATCTGATGAAGATTTCACGCCAGCTTCGAGAGCGAGTTCGCTTCATGCAGGCCAGCGTTCTGGCGCCGCCGCCCTTTGGCGAATTGTGCGATGCCGTCTTTCTTCGCAATGTAATCATCTATTTTCCGGAGTCAAATAAGCAGCGTGCGTTGCAAATTGCGATTTCTCGGTTGAAGCGCGGAGGTCGGCTTTTTCTGGGCGGCTCCGAATCGCTGCGGCCGCAACAGCCCGGCATGCGCATGGTGCAACCAGCGGTATATAGCAAACAATGAAGTTCGTTGCCGAGGGAGATGTTTACCTGAAGCCCGGCGAAATGGCCTGGGCCGAAGCCGGTGTGCGCATCCGCACTGTACTGGGAAGTTGCGTAGCAATTTGTTTCTGGCATCCCGAGCGACGCAGCGGCGGAATGGCCCACGTTATGCTGCCCGGGCGCGCCTCGCCCGCCCCTCAGCTGGACGGCCGGTATGCTGATGAAGCGATGGCTATTATGGTAAAGCAGATGAGGCGCCACGGAGCGCCGCAAGAGTACATTGCCAAGATATTTGGCGGGGCTTCGCTGCTGGCCGGACTCTATGGCAGAAGCGCAAGCGTCGACGTCGGGGCGCGTAACATAGAGCGCAGCCGGCAGCTGCTGGAGGAGCACGGCCTAATGCTTCAGTCCAGCGATCTGGGCGGGCAAGTTTATCGTCGGCTGCACTTCGAACTCAGCACCGGCGATGTTTGGCTGAAGCGCCTGCCGCTGCATGTTCCGACAGGCGCCCAACGATGAGCGAAACGCAAAGCACAGTACTGGTCATTGACGATTCCGCAGTAGTCCGCGAGGTGCTCTCTTTCGTGATTCAGAGCGATCCATCGCTGCGTCTTCTGGGCACGGCTTCCGATCCGATCTTCGCCTTGCAGAAGATGAAAGAAGAGTGGCCGGATGTCATCATACTGGATATCGAGATGCCGCGCATGGATGGCCTTACTTTCTTGCGTCAGTTGAGTAAACAACGGCCGACGCCTGTCGTACTCTGTTCTTCGCACGCCGAAAAGAATGCCCGCGTTAC
Proteins encoded in this window:
- a CDS encoding chemotaxis protein CheW, which codes for MNAEQVQLLRFRVGERHYALPVEAVKEIIPFSDITRVPRTPPVVRGVINLRGNVVPVLDLAVRMGHGEIAADSLSCVLIIGDDEQPTDNELGLLVSAVEVVLQTAPDELQSPPQFGLGAPHHFVSRMAAQDGVFAPILDLSRVADIDELALSIHEESERQRI
- a CDS encoding SAM-dependent methyltransferase → MKNQSASEFERWPAAWTAVSLRDDEFQRFADLISEAAGVHLAPIKKSLVQGRLSARLRALGCTDFLSYHNILQQDHAERQRAIDLLTTHETSFFRHSSHFEALAEMARRSDSAEFRVWSAACSSGEEAYSIAMILAEHCRGAWSVVATDISQGILAQAARGEFRIEQKQQVPPALLKRYCLRGVDQRAHLMKISRQLRERVRFMQASVLAPPPFGELCDAVFLRNVIIYFPESNKQRALQIAISRLKRGGRLFLGGSESLRPQQPGMRMVQPAVYSKQ
- a CDS encoding chemotaxis protein CheD; this translates as MKFVAEGDVYLKPGEMAWAEAGVRIRTVLGSCVAICFWHPERRSGGMAHVMLPGRASPAPQLDGRYADEAMAIMVKQMRRHGAPQEYIAKIFGGASLLAGLYGRSASVDVGARNIERSRQLLEEHGLMLQSSDLGGQVYRRLHFELSTGDVWLKRLPLHVPTGAQR